GCGACGACGACGACCTCGTTCTCGGCGGCCAGCCCGGCCAGCGCGATGCGCGAGTCGGCGAAGACCGCGGCGGGGTCGAGGTCGACGCCGTTCAGCGTGACCGACCGGACCGTCGGGGCCACGAGGTCGAGGAACGTGTCCGCGCCGGGCGTGCCCGAGAAGCGGATCGTCGTCGTCGACGCGAACGTCGTGGGGCCGGTAGTCAGGTCGAGCGCGATCGCGTACGACTCGACGGCGGTCACGGCGCTCGCGCGTTCGATCGCCTCGGCGCGGGTCAGGTTCTGTCCGGGCACGGGTGCTCCCTAGGTCGGCGTGGCGGGCGGTCGCCCGCGGTGCGGCACGGTGGGTCCCGACGGCGCGACCCCCGGGCGATCCTCTCACCGTCGACGGCCGGGCACACCAGGTTTGCGGTCTCCGATCGACCGGCCACGGCGCGGCCTGCCTCGGCCCGCTCGACCCGAGCCATTCGACTCCCGGGGGCGAACGTGGCATTCTGCCCGGTGCGCTGCCGCGCTACCCCGGGTGCCCGGTCTGCCTGATGTACCCGGTCCTCGCCCGGAGGGAGTACCCCGCATGTCCAGCCCGCACACCCCGGGCTCCGTGCCGCCGCCGCCCCCGCCGCCGGTCCCCGCACCCGGGGCCGCGGACGCCGCGCCGCGCCGCGCACTGACCAACGACGACATCCCGACGGCACCGTTCACGGCCGTCCCGGCCGAGCTGCCGCCGTCGGCGGGCCACGCCCCTGTGCCGCCCCCGCCGGACGCGCCCGCGGCCGCACCGGTCCGGCGCACCTCGATCGCCCAGCGGCTGCCGCGCGGCGCGGCGCCCACGTCCCCGTTCGCGGCCGCGGCCCCCCAGCCGGCGCCGCGCGTGCCGTACCCCGGGATCCCGCTGCAGCAGGTCTCGGCACCCGCGCAGAACGACTGGTTCGACGCTGCCGCCCAGCAGCAGGCCGCGCCGTCGTACGCCCCGCAGGGTGAGGCGACGGCCGGCTCGTACGGCGGCGCCGCGCCGGCCGGGCAGTACCCGGCGGCGGTGGCCCCCGCCGGCTACCCGCAGGCGACCTACCCCCAGGAGACGTACCCGCAGGCTGTGAGCCCGCAGGAGACGTACCCGCACGCGGCCCACCCGCAGGCTGCGAGCCCGCAGGGGTACGCGCCAGACGGCTACGCGGCCGCCGGGTACGCACCGGGCTATGCCGAGGCGGCCGCCGCGGGTGGCTACGCTCCGGCGGAGCACGCGTACGCCGCGCAGCCCGACGCCGCCCCCCGACGCCGGCGGCTGTCGCCCGGCTGGGTCGCGTTCATCGCCCTCGACGTCGTGCTCCTGGTCGGGGTCGTCGTGTTCGCCTGGAACATGCTCACCGGCCCCGTGAACGCGCCCGCGGTGGGCAGCCCGACGTCGTCGACCACGCAGGACGCCGAGGCCTCACCGGAACCCTCGGCGCCAGCGGCACCGACGCTGGCCGAGTTCGCGTCCCCGAGCGGCAACATCACCTGCGTGATCACGACCGCCGAGGTGACCTGCGGCATCGCCCAGCTCAACCAGCAGCCCGCCCCGGTGGACGGCTGCGACGGGACGGTCGGCTACCGCGTCACGGTCTCCGCGGAGACCGGCGAGGTGAGCCTGCCGTGCGTTCCCGTCGACCAGCAGCCGCAGGCTGCGCCCGAGGGCACGACCTCGCTGGAGTACACCGAGTCGGTCACGCAGGGGCAGTTCACCTGCATCTCCGCGGACACCGGCATGTCCTGCAAGGACGACACGAGCGGCAAGGGCTTCACCATCGCCAAGGCGGGCATCGGCACGTTCTGACGACGACCCCGGCCCCGGTGGTTGAGCCTGTCGAAACCACCCACCGGCCGCCGAGCCCACCGGGCCCCGGATCACCAGATCCGGACGCGGTCCTCCGGGGCCAGCCACAGGGCGTCGCCCTCGCGGACCCCGTACGCGTCGTGAAACTCATCCACGTTGCGCACGATGCCGTTGCAGCGGAACTCGTTGGGGGAGTGCGGGTCCGTCGCCAGGCGGCGCAGCACCTCCTCGTCGCGGCCCTTCGACTGCCACACCTGCGCCCAGCCGAGGAACACGCGCTCCAGCCCGGTCAGGCCGTCGATCACCGGGGCGTCGTCGAGCGTAGCCCCCTCGCGTGCCGCCGCCAGGGCGATCCGGTAGGCCCGGATGGCGATGGACAGCCCGCCCAGGTCGCCGATGTTCTCACCGATGGTGAGGCTGCCGTTGACGTGCGCCCCGTCGGCACCGAGCTGCTCGGGCACGAACGCGTCGTACTGGGCGATGAGGGCGCCCGTGCGCTTCTCGAACTCCGCACGGTCCTCGGCGGTCCACCAGTCCTGGAGCCGGCCGTCGCCGTCGTACTTGGAGCCCTGGTCGTCGAACCCGTGCCCGATCTCGTGCCCGATGACGCCGCCGATGCCGCCGTAGTTGACGGCGTCGTCGGCCTCGGGGTCGAAGAACGGCGGCTGCAGGATCGCCGCCGGGAAGACGATCTCGTTCATCCCCGGGTTGTAGTAGGCGTTCACGGTCTGCGGAGTCATGAACCACTCGTCGCGGTCGAGCGGCTTGCCCACCTTGCCGAGCTCGTGGTCGAGGTCGAACGCGTTGGAACGGCGCACGTTGCCCACGAGGTCGTCGGCGTCGATCACCAGCGCGGAGTAGTCACGCCACTTGACCGGGTAGCCGATCTTCGGCGTGAACTTCTCCAGCTTGGCCAGGGCCTTCGCCTTGGTCTCGTCGGTCATCCAGTCGAGGCCCTCGATGGACTCGCGGTACGCGGCGACGAGGTTGGCGACGAGCTCGTCCATCCGCGCCTTGTGCGCCGGCGGGAAGTGCCGCGCCACGTACTGCTCCCCGACGGCCTCGCCGAGCGCGCCCTCGACCAGCGCGACGCCGCGCTTCCAGCGCTCGCGCACCTCCTGCGCGCCCGAGAGGGTGCGGCCGTAGAAGTCGAAGTTGGCTTCGACGATCTCGTCGGTGAGGTAGGGCGCGCGGGCCGTGACCAGGCGGTACGCGGCCCACACCTGCCAGTCCTCGAGCGGCTCGGACTGCCACAGCGCGGCCAGGCCCTCCGCGTACGACGGCTCGCGCACCACGAGCGCGTCGAGCGCGCCCGTCGGGGCGCCCAGCGCGATGGCCCACGCCTGCCAGTCGAACCCGGGCGCGGTCACGGCGAGCTCGGCGATCGTCGTCGGGTTGTAGGTCAGCGTCGCGTCACGGTCCTTGACCACGTCCCAGTGGTGCCCGGCCAGTTTCGACTCCAGCGCCACCACCCGCGCGGCGGCGTCGTCGGCGTCGACCCCCAGCAGCTCGGCGGCACCACCCAGGCGCAGCATGCGGGCCACGTGCGGGACGTACTTCTCGCGGATCGGGGCGTACTGGTCCTCGCGGTAGTACGCCTCGTCCGGCAGGCCCAGGCCGGACTGGCACAGGTAGACGCGGTACTGCTCGGGGTCCGCGGCGTCGTTGTCGACGTAGAAGCCGACGGCCCCGCCGCCGCCCGTGCGCTGCAGCGCACCCAGCACCCCGGTGAGCTCGGCCTGCGACGTCGCGCCGGCGATCAGGGCGAGGTCCGCGGCGAGCGGCGTCGCGCCCAGGGCAGCGATCCGCGCGGTGTCCATGAACGACGAGTACAGGTCGCCGATCTTGCCCGCCGTGGTTCCCGGCTCCGTGTCCGACGACCCCGCCAGGTCCGTGATGATCGCGCGCACCCGCTCCTCGGACAGGTCGCGCAGCTTCATGAACGCGCCGTCCATCGAACGGTCCGCCGGGATCTCGTGGGTGGCGATCCAGGTGCCGTTGACGTGCCGGTAGAGGTCGTCCTGCGGGCGGGTGGCAGGGTCCAGGGCGGTGAGGTCGATGCCGGATCGCAGAGCTTCGATGGTCATGGCGGACACCTTACGGGCGGCCGGTGTCACAGGGGCGGACGGCGGCGACGTCGTGCCCGGCAGGTGGGCCAGAATGGGCGCATGCGTCTTCACATCGGCACCGACCACGCCGGATTCGAGCTCAAGAACCACCTCGTGGAGCACCTGCGCTCCGAGGGTCACGACGTCGTCGACCACGGCGCGCACGTCTACGACGCGCTCGACGACTACCCGGCCTTCTGCATCTCCGCGGCCGAGGCCGTCATCGCCGAGCCCGGCTCGCTCGGCATCGTCATCGGCGGCTCGGGCAACGGCGAGCAGCTCGCCGCCAACCGCGTGCCCGGCATCCGCGCCATCCTCGCCTGGTCGGTCGAGACGGCGAAGCTCGGCCGCCAGCACAACGACGCCAACGTGATCTCCGTGGGCGGGCGCATGCACACCGTCGAGGAGTCGACGGCGATCATCGACGCGTTCCTCGCCGAGCCGTTCTCCGGCGACGAGCGCCACCAGCGCCGCATCGACCAGATGCTGGCCTACGAGGCCCAGCGCGACGCCCGCTGACGACCGTGCCCGAGGGTCACACCGTCCATCGCCTCGCGCGGACGTTCGCCGAGCTGTTCGGCGGGCAGGCGCTCGCCGTGACCAGCCCTCAGGGGCGGTTCGCGGCGGGCGCCGCGCTCGTGTCCGGCCGCGTCCTCGTGGCGAGCGAGGCCTGGGGCAAGCAGCTCTTCCTGGGCTTCGCCGCCGCGAGCCCTCCGGTGGTTGAGCCGCCCCCGGTGGTTGAGCCGCCCTCGGTGGTTGAGCCGCCCCCGGTGGTTGAGCCTGTCGAAACCACCCCGCGCCGGAACGTGGTTTCGACAGGCTCAACCACCGGAGGGGTTTCGACAGGCTCCACCACCGATACCGCCGACGTGCTCTGGCTCCGCGTCCACCTGGGCCTCTACGGTGCCTGGACCTTCACGACGGACGGCACGTCGACGGCCGCGCACGCGATCGGCGCCCCGCGCAGGCGCGTCGGCGAGACCGAGACCACCCCCGCCGACCTGTCAGACCCACGCAGGTCCCCGGGCTTGCCAGGGTCTGACAACAGTGTGGGCGAGTGGGTGGTGCCGCCGCCGCGTGGGGCCGTGCGGGCGCGCCTGCTCGGCGCCCACGCCGTCGCCGACCTCACCGGCCCCACGGCGTGCGAGGTGATCACCCCCGCCGACAAGGTCGCGGTCGAGCAGCGGCTCGGCCCCGACCCCATCCGGCCCGACGGCGGTCACGGCTCGCTGGCGAAGGCGCGCGACGTGTTCGTCACCCGGGTGTGCCGCTCGCGCGTCACCGTCGGCCAGCAGCTCATGGAACAGTCTGTCGTCGCAGGCGTAGGGAACATCTTCCGGGCGGAGGCGCTGTTCCGCGCCGGGCTGGACCCCCTGCGGCCGGGCCGCGACGTCGACCCCGCCGTGCTCGGCGCCATCTGGGACGACCTGGTCGACCTCATGCACGACGGCGTCCGGCGCGGCGCGATCGTCACCACCCGGCCGGCCGACCGCGGCCACGACGCGCCCGGCATCCGCGCCGCCGGTGGCGCGGCCGCCCTGGGCGCCACCACCCGCAGGCACGAGCGCCGCGCCCCGGTGCCGCCCGGCGCCGTCCCGCGCGAGGAGTCGTTCTACGTCTACCAGCGCGACGGTCTTCCCTGCCGCCTCTGCGGTGCCCCGGTGCTGGTCAAGGACCTCGCCGGGCGGGCGCTGTACTGGTGCCCCGTCTGCCAGTCCTGAGTCCGTGAGCTCGGCTACTGTCGGGCCCGTGCCCGCACCCCGCGACGACGCCGGCCTCGACCCGGTCGAGGAGTACGCCGCCGCCGTCCTCGCCCTGGCCCGGCAGATCCCGTCCGGCCGGGCGATGACGTACGGCCTCATCGCGGAGATCGTCGCCGAGACGCTGCACCGCGGCGGGCCGCGCCAGGTCGGCCAGGTCATGGCGGGGTCCGGGAGCCGTTACGCCCATCTCGTGCCCGAGGGCGCCGCCGTCGTCGGCCCGGTGCAGGACACCAACTGTGTGCCGTGGTGGCGCGTCGTCAACGCCTCCGGCGCCCCGCCGCCGCAGTACGCGACGACGGCCCTCGACGCCCTGCGCGCGGAGGGCACCCCGCTCACCCGCGACGGGACCCGCGTCGCCCTGCGCCGCGCCATCTGGTACCCGGGAATCGACGAGGACGACGCGCGGTAGCCGCGCCGTCGGACGCCGTCGTCAGATCTTGCGCGGTGCGACCCGCGCGAGCGCGGCGGCCGCTGACGCACGGAGCCCCGCACCCCGCGTGCCGGCTCGCGACTGCGCCGCCGCGAGCGCCGTGAGCATCGACGCCGGGTCGCCCTGGAGCAGCAGCGTGGTCACCGCGGTGGACTCCCACCGGGCGAGGTCCTCGCGGACCTTCGCCGCGGGCCCCACGAGCGCGACCTCCTCGATCAGGGGCAGCGGCACCGCCGCCGCAGCCTCGGCCTTGCGACCCGCGAGGTAGTGCGCCTGCACCTCGTCGAGGGCGTCCGCGTACCCGAGCCGGTCGAGCGACGCCTTGTGGAAGTTGGCGCCCTTGGCACCCATGCCGCCCACGTAGAGCGCCACGTGCGGCCGCAGCACGTCCGCCGCGGTCTCGACGTCGTCGCGCACGACGACGGGGACGGTCGCCAGCACCTCGAACGACGACGACGGCGTGCGCGCCCCGCTGCGGGCGGCGAACCCCTCCGCGAGCAGGGCGCGGTGCTCCGCGTCGGTGCGCGGGGCGTAGAACCCGGCCATCCACCCGTCGGCGATCTCGGCGGCCAGGGCGACGTTCTTCGGCCCCTGCGCGGCGAGCACGATCGGCAGGTCGGCGCGCAGCGGGTGCACGGTGGGCTTGAGGGCCTTGCCGAGCCCGGTCGACCCCGCGGCGTCGGCGGGGACGGGGAGCTGGAAGAACGCTCCGGACGCGGTGACGGGGCGCTCGCGGGCGAGGACCTGCCGCACGATGTCGACGTACTCGCGGGTGCGGGCGAGCGGGCGGGCGTACGGCTGGCCGTACCAGCCCTCGACGACCTGCGGGCCGGACGCTCCGAGGCCCAGCACGAACCGGCCGCCCGAGAGGTGGTCGAGGGTGAGGGCCTGCATGGCTGTCGCGGTGGGGGTGCGGGCGGCCATCTGCGCGATGCCGGTGCCGAGCCGGAGGCGGCGGGTCCGCGACCCCCACCAGGAGAGCGGGGTGAACGCGTCGGAGCCGTACGCCTCGGCGGTCCACACGGAGTCGAGTCCCAGGTTCTCCGCGGCGACCAGCGCCGGGACGATCCCCTTCGGGGGCCTGCGGGACCAATAGCCGGTCTGGATGCCGATGCGCACGTCTGGCTCCCCGTCGAGTCAAGTTCCTGCGACCGGGCGTCGCAGGTAACGCGGGTCACACCTTAGCGGACTGCCCGGTCGCCGCCCGTGCCCACCTCGGCCGCTCCGACGGCGGACCGGGTCTACCGCGTGCGGTCGGCCATCGTGTTGAGCAGCGCGGCGGCGGTCGCGGCGTCGTCGACGGTGATGGTCAGGGACCGCCCACCGGTCCGCACCACCTCCAGGCCCTCGCCGCTGCGGGGCACGACGCCCACGTTGCCGCCCGGGGCGACGCGCCAGCCCCAGCCGCCGAACTGGCGGAACGCGGAGACCTGGACGGGGTCGGCGCGGACCACCTCGTCGGCGGGGACGAAGGTGCGGGGCCAGCCGAGAGCGGAACGCACCGTCAGACCGGCCGCGTCCACCCGGACCTCGAACACCATCATCGCGGCGAACAGGACGGCCAGGAGCGCCGGGACCACGAGCAGCTCCCACGTCCGCGTGAACAGCGCGACGGCCAGCATCAGAGCGATGGTGGCGGCACCGATCCAGAGCCCGGTGCCCCCGCCGATGCGGCGGACCCAGACGGCATGCTCACCGTCCGCCAGGCCGGTGCGGGCGGCGTCGGCAGGCACAGGCCCGGTCGCGGCCTGACGTGGGTCACCAGGGACGAGGAACGCGGCAGCGACCGCCGGGAGGAGCGGCAGGAGGTAGCTCGCCACGAGCCATCCGCCGGAGCCACGGGCCGCAGCGGCGTCGGCGAGACCACGCTGACCGGCGATCGCGGTCACCTGCACGACGGCGAGGAACGCGCCGATCCACACGGTCGCGGCAGCGGCGATCCGGCGCGTGGCTGCGGCCCGGCCCCAGAACAGGCCGATGGCGGAGAAGATCGCGATGGTGCCCACCCCGGTCGCGGCCATCGTGACCACCCACTGCGTGAGCGACATGAAGCCGTCAGGCTCGACGCCGGAGCCCCAGTGCGAGGCGATCGGGTCGGGGAGGTCGCCCCGCCAGGACAGGACGAGCGCGGTCGAGGCGATCAGGAGCAGCAGTGCCACCGCGGCCGACCACAGGGTCGAGCGCCTCGCGAGCGCCTTCCAGGGCTCCGAGGTGCGGACGCCGGGGTCGGGGCTGGTCGTCATGCGGTGGAGCTCCTGGGGTTCAGATCGTGTACTCGATCAACAGCGAGGGGTCTTGCAGCTTCTCACGCTCGGCGGGCGCGGCCTTCGGCACCCGCACGTGCGCGGGCACGCCGATCGCCACGGCGCCCGCAGGTACGTCCTTGACGACGACGGCGTTCGCGCCCACCTGGACGTCGTCGCCGAGCGTGATCGGCCCGAGCACCCGCGCACCGGCACCGATCATCACGCGGTTGCCGAGCGTGGGGTGGCGCTTGCCGCGCGTCATCGAGCGGCCACCCAGGGTCGAGCCCTGGAAGAGGAGGCAGTCGTCGCCGATCACCGTCGTCTGCCCGATCACCACGCCCATGCCGTGGTCGATGAACAGGCGCCGCCCGATGATCGCGCCCGGATGGATCTCGATGCCCGTCGCGAACCGCGCGAACTGCGACAGCAGCCGGGCGGGCAGGCGCAGGTTCGCGTGCCAGAGCCGGTGGCTGAGGCGGTGGATCCACAGGGCGTGCACGCCCGAGTAGGCGAGCGCG
The Xylanimonas cellulosilytica DSM 15894 DNA segment above includes these coding regions:
- a CDS encoding M13 family metallopeptidase, which produces MTIEALRSGIDLTALDPATRPQDDLYRHVNGTWIATHEIPADRSMDGAFMKLRDLSEERVRAIITDLAGSSDTEPGTTAGKIGDLYSSFMDTARIAALGATPLAADLALIAGATSQAELTGVLGALQRTGGGGAVGFYVDNDAADPEQYRVYLCQSGLGLPDEAYYREDQYAPIREKYVPHVARMLRLGGAAELLGVDADDAAARVVALESKLAGHHWDVVKDRDATLTYNPTTIAELAVTAPGFDWQAWAIALGAPTGALDALVVREPSYAEGLAALWQSEPLEDWQVWAAYRLVTARAPYLTDEIVEANFDFYGRTLSGAQEVRERWKRGVALVEGALGEAVGEQYVARHFPPAHKARMDELVANLVAAYRESIEGLDWMTDETKAKALAKLEKFTPKIGYPVKWRDYSALVIDADDLVGNVRRSNAFDLDHELGKVGKPLDRDEWFMTPQTVNAYYNPGMNEIVFPAAILQPPFFDPEADDAVNYGGIGGVIGHEIGHGFDDQGSKYDGDGRLQDWWTAEDRAEFEKRTGALIAQYDAFVPEQLGADGAHVNGSLTIGENIGDLGGLSIAIRAYRIALAAAREGATLDDAPVIDGLTGLERVFLGWAQVWQSKGRDEEVLRRLATDPHSPNEFRCNGIVRNVDEFHDAYGVREGDALWLAPEDRVRIW
- a CDS encoding ribose-5-phosphate isomerase, with the protein product MRLHIGTDHAGFELKNHLVEHLRSEGHDVVDHGAHVYDALDDYPAFCISAAEAVIAEPGSLGIVIGGSGNGEQLAANRVPGIRAILAWSVETAKLGRQHNDANVISVGGRMHTVEESTAIIDAFLAEPFSGDERHQRRIDQMLAYEAQRDAR
- a CDS encoding Fpg/Nei family DNA glycosylase, translating into MPEGHTVHRLARTFAELFGGQALAVTSPQGRFAAGAALVSGRVLVASEAWGKQLFLGFAAASPPVVEPPPVVEPPSVVEPPPVVEPVETTPRRNVVSTGSTTGGVSTGSTTDTADVLWLRVHLGLYGAWTFTTDGTSTAAHAIGAPRRRVGETETTPADLSDPRRSPGLPGSDNSVGEWVVPPPRGAVRARLLGAHAVADLTGPTACEVITPADKVAVEQRLGPDPIRPDGGHGSLAKARDVFVTRVCRSRVTVGQQLMEQSVVAGVGNIFRAEALFRAGLDPLRPGRDVDPAVLGAIWDDLVDLMHDGVRRGAIVTTRPADRGHDAPGIRAAGGAAALGATTRRHERRAPVPPGAVPREESFYVYQRDGLPCRLCGAPVLVKDLAGRALYWCPVCQS
- a CDS encoding MGMT family protein; amino-acid sequence: MPAPRDDAGLDPVEEYAAAVLALARQIPSGRAMTYGLIAEIVAETLHRGGPRQVGQVMAGSGSRYAHLVPEGAAVVGPVQDTNCVPWWRVVNASGAPPPQYATTALDALRAEGTPLTRDGTRVALRRAIWYPGIDEDDAR
- a CDS encoding LLM class F420-dependent oxidoreductase, whose protein sequence is MRIGIQTGYWSRRPPKGIVPALVAAENLGLDSVWTAEAYGSDAFTPLSWWGSRTRRLRLGTGIAQMAARTPTATAMQALTLDHLSGGRFVLGLGASGPQVVEGWYGQPYARPLARTREYVDIVRQVLARERPVTASGAFFQLPVPADAAGSTGLGKALKPTVHPLRADLPIVLAAQGPKNVALAAEIADGWMAGFYAPRTDAEHRALLAEGFAARSGARTPSSSFEVLATVPVVVRDDVETAADVLRPHVALYVGGMGAKGANFHKASLDRLGYADALDEVQAHYLAGRKAEAAAAVPLPLIEEVALVGPAAKVREDLARWESTAVTTLLLQGDPASMLTALAAAQSRAGTRGAGLRASAAAALARVAPRKI
- the epsC gene encoding serine O-acetyltransferase EpsC — its product is MTDLRALRAATVAGHGEDEHVHAMPPGHRPGLRHLFEILLEDLDAAHAHDPAARTRLEVALAYSGVHALWIHRLSHRLWHANLRLPARLLSQFARFATGIEIHPGAIIGRRLFIDHGMGVVIGQTTVIGDDCLLFQGSTLGGRSMTRGKRHPTLGNRVMIGAGARVLGPITLGDDVQVGANAVVVKDVPAGAVAIGVPAHVRVPKAAPAEREKLQDPSLLIEYTI